One Sphingomonas sp. genomic region harbors:
- a CDS encoding alpha-amylase family glycosyl hydrolase: MTDPLWWQSGVIYQVYPRSFNDSNGDGIGDLAGVTARLDYLVDLGVGAVWLSPIFPSPMADFGYDVADYCGIDPRFGTLADFDRLRDAAHARGLKLLLDFVPNHSSSEHPWFRESRSSRENPKRDWYIWRDPAADGGPPNNWQSFFGGSAWEWDEASGQYYLHQFLKEQPELNWRNPDLRAAMLDAMRFWFDRGVDGFRIDVLWLAIKHPDFPDNPANPDWRDGMQDIDRLLPVHSADQPEMMDIIAAMRDVAEAYPERVLIGEIYLPIPRLVAYYGEGGNGVHLPFNFHLLDARWDTAALAQLIADYEGALPADGWPNWVLGNHDKPRVASRVGPAQAAVAMMLLLTLRGTPTLYQGDELGMPNVAIPPDRVRDPQALREPDTAFNRDEVRTPMPWDASAHAGFSSVEPWLPLNPDWAERNIMAQRDAPGSMLAFTRALLQLRRAHPALSVGSWHAVSSDGAVLAYERRHGDARVLVALNLSDTPQTLVLPEWARSLAPALTTPPTRPPRAGGDPFASAAGDGAEAFSPMDPRLRGDDGGIVDGAVLPLAPNQGILLA; the protein is encoded by the coding sequence ATGACCGACCCCCTCTGGTGGCAGAGCGGCGTGATCTACCAGGTCTATCCGCGCTCGTTCAACGACTCCAACGGCGACGGCATCGGCGATCTGGCGGGCGTTACCGCGCGGCTCGACTATCTGGTCGATCTGGGCGTGGGCGCGGTGTGGCTGTCGCCGATCTTCCCCTCGCCCATGGCCGATTTCGGCTATGACGTGGCGGATTATTGCGGGATCGACCCGCGCTTCGGCACGCTCGCCGACTTCGACCGCTTGCGCGACGCCGCGCATGCCCGCGGCCTCAAGCTGCTGCTCGATTTCGTCCCCAACCACAGCTCGAGCGAACACCCCTGGTTCCGCGAAAGCCGGTCCTCCCGCGAGAACCCCAAACGCGACTGGTATATCTGGCGCGATCCTGCCGCCGATGGCGGCCCGCCCAACAACTGGCAGAGCTTCTTCGGCGGCAGCGCCTGGGAATGGGACGAAGCCAGCGGCCAATATTATCTCCACCAGTTCCTCAAGGAACAGCCCGAGCTGAACTGGCGCAACCCGGATCTGCGCGCGGCGATGCTGGACGCGATGCGCTTCTGGTTCGATCGCGGGGTCGACGGCTTCCGCATCGACGTGCTGTGGCTGGCGATCAAGCACCCCGACTTCCCCGACAACCCCGCCAATCCGGATTGGCGCGACGGCATGCAGGACATCGACCGGCTGCTTCCGGTCCACTCGGCCGACCAGCCCGAGATGATGGATATCATCGCCGCGATGCGCGACGTCGCGGAGGCCTATCCCGAGCGCGTGCTGATCGGCGAGATCTACCTGCCGATCCCGCGCCTCGTCGCCTATTATGGCGAGGGCGGGAACGGCGTGCATCTTCCCTTTAATTTCCACCTGCTCGACGCCCGCTGGGATACCGCGGCACTGGCGCAACTCATCGCCGACTATGAGGGCGCCCTGCCCGCCGATGGCTGGCCGAACTGGGTGCTCGGCAACCATGACAAGCCGCGTGTCGCCTCGCGCGTCGGGCCGGCGCAGGCTGCCGTCGCGATGATGCTGCTGCTCACGCTGCGCGGCACGCCGACGCTCTACCAAGGCGACGAACTGGGCATGCCGAACGTCGCCATCCCGCCCGACCGGGTGCGCGATCCGCAGGCGCTGCGCGAGCCCGACACCGCGTTCAACCGCGACGAGGTGCGCACGCCGATGCCCTGGGACGCGAGCGCGCATGCCGGGTTCAGCAGCGTCGAGCCGTGGCTGCCGCTCAACCCCGATTGGGCCGAGCGCAACATCATGGCGCAGCGCGACGCGCCGGGTTCGATGCTCGCCTTTACCCGCGCGCTGCTCCAGCTGCGGCGGGCGCATCCGGCGCTGTCGGTGGGGAGCTGGCATGCGGTGTCGAGCGACGGCGCGGTCCTCGCCTATGAACGGCGGCATGGCGACGCGCGCGTGCTGGTCGCGCTGAACCTTTCCGATACGCCGCAGACGCTGGTGCTGCCGGAATGGGCGCGTTCGCTTGCTCCAGCGCTTACGACACCCCCCACCCGTCCTCCCCGCGCGGGCGGGGATCCCTTTGCCAGTGCGGCCGGGGATGGCGCCGAAGCGTTCTCACCAATGGATCCCCGCCTGCGCGGGGATGACGGCGGGATTGTGGATGGCGCTGTCCTCCCCCTCGCCCCGAACCAAGGC